A genomic segment from Legionella quinlivanii encodes:
- a CDS encoding DUF4011 domain-containing protein yields MSEMNHTGTLEANENRAKLISDRINILRPKLLDLTRRNPLISTKFSERSNSLIRIVDEIPELLLKSLVSCQMRIVPLPDLGTDPSDEQTSIFQNSLAGARLNDEIYLSKLDEIDSESDEAPNLLAQTERELKDRLREQLNLPPRQTKNNLSLQQHAINHGISPNYELFLEGHQAVDGRHSDQDIQTLLLPDILERRLNALCAKEKTWKEETGISVLHAAFGFLEWEDGNNSSTQFSPLVLIPVYIDKKRTRNGQEFWVIGDETEVQENKILAEKLRLEFNIILPEYTNQGLEKYFEEVSKPRPKNMTWRIRRWATIGVFPSARLAMYHDLEPDGWDFASHEVVSLLFGGTETGHDALPFGEEYHIDEPEIESKVPFIIADVDSSQFSTIVDVASGKNLAVEGPPGTGKSQTIVNTIATSLSLGLKVLFVAEKSAALEVVGSRLDAYGIGNFLLPLQANRSGKEQVISSIRNRLEMKPCANPLELDHAVKQFKDTRQKLKLYVDILSSTYGKTDLTIYEVLGRSIKFTDLINNLPEKIKKLTIPDTKIITSEKLTDILSLCKRVEEAWEATLLYPDSWNIIQIPNIDPFLADELIDLAFEIATLFAEADKQRQSLIEFRLSPVIGNERLSKISTAIKNTQEISNRDIDIATKLTSNEIIGVIKNFLNEARLWRDKRESIVELFKIDLDSVVIEELYLLKELCLKYQIESLNEQVFESLILKYKKCLEDNIQSEKICNTVINISESLGKITVHDLIKMFDIISGISKQVLSVRKSDFDDPITHVLIEKQASQALALKKTRALLDEEFNLSMLPESELTNHHAETLRQSGLLSFFSKKYRQAKQFYKFVSKNKKFNRLYATQKLSQLGQWQLDVKVFGENVAMKNILGSHYFGIETDFSPFEEVISLFNYLDHEFSGPDYIDLRNFLKFADNEIIQSIPIIEKNHPLYEIEDTTLANVAERISVLQDQVKDCESDVIQLKKIIKVFNDSEKISKEQIIELPLIFEQLLKTRENLRHNDDIKGVLGLAYKAELTDEHELESCFVLATNLIELNENERQAFLYSAKQGFIKKLETQVSCVTDCDAQALTSLEKIAVKTNTMPERWLDNMTYLAFSKWMEQASKNKDGLVAYSRFISAKNNLKQDRYIEQIELILSEKYSNLCEIIEALITREMAREIYKSNGEILASYNGSNLDTLRKRLQEADRAVIKLSRQRLQSELYNKACPPLGIGFGRKSEFTELALLRNEISKKQRHIPIRNLTKRAARALLEIKPCWMMSPLAVAQYLPRGGVEFDLVIIDEASQMTPEDSVGALIRAKQAMVVGDTNQLPPTGFFRKMLEDESADEDEKVTEESILEMANASFTPARRLRWHYRSRHSGLISFSNKHVYNDDLVVFPSAQEDHPHMGISYIKVNGIYSSGTNPKEAMFMIDAIIDFMRIHTDKSLGVVLMNQKQRDLLLDEMNYALEQHPQAREYIERWDVANDGLESFFIKNLENVQGDERDVIFIGTVYGAEKEGAPVMQCFGPINGIAGKRRLNVLFSRAKERIVTFSSMTAADIRAEEESNPGVYMLKCWLEYSSSGILEAGQYTEKEPDSDFEEHVIKQIKSIGCVAIPQVGVKGYSIDIGIKHPDWPHGFIMGVECDGASYHSSRSARDRDRLRQEVLEGLGWNLYRIWSTDWFEDQRRETEKLRRAIHTRLSQLVN; encoded by the coding sequence ATGAGTGAGATGAATCATACTGGTACCCTTGAGGCAAATGAAAACCGTGCGAAATTGATCTCTGATCGAATTAATATATTACGACCAAAATTACTTGATTTAACAAGAAGAAACCCTCTAATTTCTACGAAATTTTCTGAACGCTCAAACTCATTGATAAGAATAGTAGATGAAATTCCCGAGTTATTACTTAAATCTTTAGTATCTTGTCAAATGCGAATTGTGCCTTTACCCGATTTAGGCACTGATCCTAGTGATGAACAGACTTCAATATTTCAAAACTCTCTAGCAGGGGCTAGGCTCAATGATGAAATTTATTTAAGTAAGTTAGATGAAATAGATTCTGAGAGTGATGAGGCGCCAAATCTTTTAGCTCAAACAGAGCGAGAATTAAAAGATAGGCTTCGTGAACAATTAAACTTACCACCGCGACAAACCAAAAATAATCTATCCTTACAACAGCATGCAATAAATCATGGAATTTCTCCTAATTACGAATTGTTTTTAGAGGGACACCAAGCTGTGGATGGACGGCACAGTGATCAAGATATTCAGACTCTTCTGTTACCGGATATATTAGAGAGACGGTTAAATGCACTTTGTGCAAAAGAAAAAACTTGGAAAGAAGAGACAGGTATTAGCGTATTACATGCTGCATTTGGGTTTCTTGAATGGGAAGACGGAAATAATAGCTCTACGCAGTTTTCTCCGTTAGTTTTAATTCCAGTTTATATCGATAAAAAACGAACTAGGAATGGTCAAGAGTTTTGGGTTATCGGTGATGAGACAGAAGTGCAAGAGAATAAAATTCTTGCTGAGAAATTGCGCCTAGAATTCAACATTATACTCCCAGAATATACAAATCAAGGTTTAGAAAAATACTTTGAAGAGGTTTCTAAGCCGCGCCCCAAAAATATGACATGGCGAATTAGACGGTGGGCTACGATAGGTGTTTTCCCTTCAGCTAGATTAGCAATGTATCACGATCTTGAGCCTGATGGTTGGGATTTCGCGTCTCACGAAGTTGTTTCTCTTTTATTTGGTGGAACTGAAACAGGGCATGATGCGTTGCCTTTTGGAGAGGAATATCATATCGATGAGCCTGAAATTGAAAGTAAAGTACCATTCATTATTGCTGATGTAGACTCCTCTCAATTTAGTACCATAGTTGATGTAGCTAGTGGAAAAAATTTAGCAGTTGAGGGGCCACCAGGAACGGGAAAATCGCAAACAATTGTAAATACTATTGCAACCTCGCTTTCCTTGGGGTTGAAAGTGCTTTTTGTGGCAGAAAAATCAGCGGCACTAGAGGTTGTTGGATCAAGGTTGGACGCATATGGAATTGGTAATTTTTTATTACCATTACAAGCAAACCGCTCGGGAAAAGAACAAGTTATTTCTTCAATTAGGAACAGGCTTGAAATGAAGCCTTGTGCTAATCCTTTAGAGTTAGATCATGCAGTTAAACAATTTAAAGATACAAGACAAAAATTAAAATTATATGTAGATATTTTATCCTCAACTTATGGAAAAACGGATCTTACTATTTATGAAGTTCTTGGACGAAGTATTAAATTTACAGATTTAATTAACAACTTACCTGAGAAAATAAAAAAACTAACTATTCCTGATACAAAAATCATTACATCAGAAAAATTAACTGATATTTTGTCTCTTTGTAAGCGGGTTGAAGAAGCATGGGAGGCTACTTTACTGTATCCAGACTCATGGAATATTATTCAAATACCTAACATTGATCCTTTTCTTGCTGATGAGTTAATTGATTTGGCTTTTGAGATCGCTACTCTTTTTGCTGAGGCAGATAAACAACGACAATCATTAATAGAATTTCGACTTTCACCTGTAATTGGGAATGAAAGGCTAAGCAAAATTAGTACTGCTATTAAAAATACTCAAGAGATCTCAAATCGAGATATTGATATAGCCACTAAACTAACTTCTAACGAAATTATAGGAGTTATTAAAAATTTTCTAAATGAAGCTCGTTTGTGGAGAGATAAAAGAGAAAGCATTGTTGAGCTATTCAAGATTGATCTAGATTCTGTTGTCATAGAAGAATTATATCTTCTCAAAGAGCTGTGTTTAAAATATCAAATAGAATCATTAAACGAACAGGTCTTTGAGTCATTAATCCTCAAATACAAAAAATGTCTTGAAGACAATATCCAATCAGAGAAAATTTGTAATACGGTAATTAATATCTCAGAAAGTCTTGGCAAAATAACAGTTCATGATCTGATCAAAATGTTTGATATTATTTCTGGTATATCAAAGCAGGTATTATCAGTTAGAAAGAGCGACTTTGATGATCCAATAACCCATGTTTTGATAGAGAAACAGGCTTCACAAGCTCTGGCTTTAAAGAAAACTCGAGCTTTACTTGATGAAGAGTTTAATTTATCGATGCTTCCGGAAAGTGAGCTTACAAATCATCATGCTGAAACATTACGTCAGTCGGGTTTGCTTTCTTTTTTCTCAAAGAAATATAGGCAAGCAAAGCAATTTTATAAATTCGTATCTAAAAATAAAAAATTTAATAGATTATATGCCACTCAAAAACTTAGCCAATTAGGGCAATGGCAATTAGATGTAAAAGTTTTTGGTGAAAATGTAGCAATGAAAAATATACTTGGTTCGCACTATTTTGGAATAGAGACAGATTTTTCTCCTTTTGAAGAAGTAATATCATTATTTAATTATCTTGATCATGAATTTTCAGGCCCTGATTATATTGATTTGAGGAATTTTTTAAAATTTGCGGATAATGAAATAATTCAATCAATTCCTATAATCGAAAAAAATCATCCTCTTTACGAAATAGAAGATACTACTTTGGCGAATGTAGCCGAACGAATTAGCGTTTTGCAAGATCAAGTTAAGGATTGTGAGAGTGATGTCATACAGCTTAAAAAAATTATTAAGGTATTTAATGATTCTGAAAAAATATCAAAAGAGCAAATTATTGAGCTTCCATTAATATTTGAGCAGTTATTAAAAACAAGGGAAAACTTAAGACATAATGATGATATTAAAGGTGTTCTAGGATTGGCTTACAAAGCTGAACTTACTGATGAACATGAGTTAGAAAGCTGCTTTGTATTGGCTACGAATCTCATTGAGTTAAATGAGAATGAGCGACAGGCATTTTTGTATAGTGCTAAGCAAGGTTTTATAAAAAAATTAGAAACACAAGTTTCGTGCGTTACGGATTGTGATGCTCAGGCCTTAACTAGTTTAGAGAAAATTGCAGTCAAGACAAATACGATGCCGGAAAGATGGTTAGATAATATGACCTATTTGGCTTTTTCAAAATGGATGGAGCAGGCATCTAAAAATAAAGATGGTTTGGTTGCATATTCGAGATTTATTTCAGCTAAAAATAATTTAAAGCAAGATAGATACATAGAGCAGATTGAACTTATTTTGTCTGAAAAATATAGTAATTTATGTGAAATAATCGAGGCATTAATAACTCGTGAAATGGCTCGTGAGATATATAAATCTAATGGTGAAATATTAGCATCATATAATGGTAGTAATTTGGATACATTAAGGAAGCGTTTGCAGGAAGCTGATAGAGCGGTTATAAAGCTTTCGCGTCAACGTTTGCAATCTGAACTTTATAATAAGGCTTGTCCACCACTTGGAATAGGTTTTGGGCGAAAAAGTGAATTTACAGAACTTGCGTTACTTAGAAATGAAATATCTAAAAAACAACGCCATATTCCAATTCGAAATCTTACAAAAAGAGCAGCAAGAGCTTTGTTAGAAATTAAACCTTGCTGGATGATGTCTCCTTTAGCTGTAGCTCAATATTTACCTAGAGGAGGAGTCGAATTTGATCTTGTAATCATTGATGAAGCATCTCAAATGACTCCAGAGGATTCAGTTGGGGCATTGATACGAGCCAAACAGGCGATGGTCGTTGGTGACACTAATCAATTACCTCCTACGGGATTTTTCCGTAAGATGCTAGAGGATGAAAGTGCAGATGAGGATGAAAAAGTAACTGAGGAATCAATTTTAGAAATGGCGAATGCTTCTTTTACACCTGCAAGAAGGCTTCGTTGGCATTATAGGTCTAGACATTCGGGATTAATATCATTTTCTAATAAACATGTTTATAACGATGATCTAGTGGTGTTCCCTTCTGCGCAGGAAGATCATCCACATATGGGAATATCTTATATTAAAGTTAACGGGATATATTCTTCGGGTACTAATCCTAAAGAAGCTATGTTCATGATAGACGCAATTATCGATTTTATGAGAATACATACTGATAAATCTCTAGGTGTGGTTCTTATGAATCAGAAGCAACGGGATCTATTACTCGATGAGATGAACTATGCTTTGGAGCAACATCCGCAAGCAAGAGAGTATATAGAGCGGTGGGATGTAGCTAATGATGGTTTGGAATCTTTTTTCATAAAAAACCTAGAGAATGTCCAGGGCGATGAGCGAGATGTTATTTTCATTGGCACTGTTTATGGAGCAGAAAAAGAAGGTGCTCCTGTAATGCAATGTTTTGGACCGATAAATGGAATAGCTGGAAAACGAAGGTTAAATGTGCTGTTTTCTAGAGCTAAAGAGCGAATTGTTACGTTTTCTTCTATGACTGCGGCAGATATTCGTGCAGAAGAAGAGTCCAATCCTGGTGTGTATATGCTTAAATGTTGGTTGGAATACTCTAGCTCTGGGATCCTGGAGGCTGGACAATACACTGAAAAAGAACCTGATTCTGATTTTGAAGAGCATGTTATTAAACAAATAAAATCAATTGGTTGTGTAGCAATCCCGCAAGTTGGTGTGAAGGGATACTCTATTGATATTGGTATTAAGCATCCAGATTGGCCGCATGGTTTTATTATGGGAGTGGAGTGCGATGGTGCATCTTATCACTCTTCTCGTTCTGCCCGTGATCGTGATCGTTTAAGGCAAGAGGTTTTAGAGGGGCTAGGGTGGAATCTTTATCGTATCTGGTCAACAGATTGGTTTGAGGATCAGCGACGTGAAACAGAAAAACTAAGAAGAGCAATTCATACGAGATTGTCACAGTTGGTGAACTAA
- a CDS encoding type II toxin-antitoxin system RelB/DinJ family antitoxin: MTTKIVQAQADSKLKDAGEEILKLLDITPTQAVNALYEQIVMCSGLPFELKLPNQLSRDAIEELEKGGGKSFLSFKSMIDDVDN; encoded by the coding sequence ATGACTACGAAAATCGTACAAGCTCAGGCTGATAGTAAATTGAAAGATGCTGGAGAAGAAATCCTAAAGCTTCTAGATATAACTCCTACTCAAGCTGTTAATGCATTGTATGAACAAATTGTTATGTGTAGCGGTTTGCCTTTTGAACTAAAACTACCAAATCAATTATCTCGTGATGCGATTGAAGAGTTAGAAAAGGGTGGTGGTAAATCATTTTTATCTTTTAAATCAATGATTGATGATGTGGATAATTGA
- a CDS encoding MarR family transcriptional regulator has translation MKTLQVGIMSRDKFQSRTIEIASGRYKPKKNEPKIWFSSIKSLCEVLNENNMRLLKIIDEQKPESIKELAVLSKREPGNLSRTLSTMARYGIIEMKKIGKNSKPIAKALDFNIQYSAAG, from the coding sequence ATGAAAACATTACAAGTTGGTATTATGTCACGAGATAAATTTCAAAGCCGTACTATTGAAATTGCTTCTGGGCGTTATAAACCTAAAAAAAATGAACCTAAGATTTGGTTTAGTTCAATCAAATCACTTTGTGAAGTATTGAATGAAAACAATATGAGGCTACTGAAAATAATTGATGAACAAAAACCTGAGTCAATTAAAGAGCTTGCTGTCTTAAGTAAACGTGAACCAGGTAATTTGAGTCGTACACTTAGCACAATGGCTCGCTACGGCATTATTGAAATGAAGAAAATTGGCAAAAACTCTAAACCAATTGCTAAGGCCTTAGATTTTAATATTCAATATAGTGCTGCTGGATAA
- a CDS encoding toxin-antitoxin system TumE family protein → MKQDVGLETLLALNGTEYTEENGYWYKIEAFLVEPTEERPHGIRYNLTLHDNYNQRILGFDNAHGIKVRESGRYSGRIIKYDHIHTSINDKGIPYEFESAEQLLRDFFQEVNSIIQKLNNGDKK, encoded by the coding sequence ATGAAGCAGGATGTAGGACTAGAAACTTTACTTGCATTAAATGGTACGGAATATACAGAGGAAAATGGTTATTGGTACAAGATAGAAGCATTTTTAGTTGAGCCAACTGAAGAGAGGCCTCATGGTATTAGATATAATCTAACTCTTCATGATAATTACAATCAGCGGATTTTAGGGTTTGATAATGCGCATGGAATCAAAGTTAGAGAAAGTGGTCGGTATTCGGGGCGTATTATTAAGTATGATCACATTCATACCTCAATAAATGATAAGGGAATTCCATATGAGTTTGAAAGTGCTGAACAGCTTTTGCGAGATTTTTTTCAAGAAGTGAATTCAATTATTCAAAAATTGAATAATGGAGATAAAAAATGA
- a CDS encoding DEAD/DEAH box helicase, whose protein sequence is MAYFQQYSSLLEIREGLTPNAGLRRGQVGALYALAAHFIERNEPAIVSLPTGYGKTAILTGICFLMQARRVLVVTPTNALRTQITKAFQSLETLRRLNILPREDKLVGPKVIAIEHRINSVSGWKDLEEYDVVVCTPHSASPDSTNTSVIPETFFDLVLIDEGHHSPARTWSSFIHATPEACHALFSATPFRRDKRELPGRLIFYYSLRKAVEEKAFGKVTYCPVIVSEDASRDERDLALISKAVEIYERDTKAGLQHRLLARTEKVIDAQRLANLYVIAGLKVEAVSSKKSKQQIAMIEQKLNSGALDGVVCVDMFGEGYDFPKFKIAVLHNVHKSLVPTLQFIGRFARTNDEHTGTATFLAIPRDVNTESSGLYRDGVDWETLLADTVDARQQLELHEREILKAFAPAGQPSANYELVNLSAFRLSQHIVVYKTIEKPNFSEVPEQLQSLQITNAWKSDDSNTMILLAKLVHSPAWYRDSHVIDAKHECFLLNIFLFQI, encoded by the coding sequence ATGGCATATTTTCAACAATATTCAAGCCTTTTAGAGATTCGTGAAGGACTAACTCCCAATGCTGGTTTAAGACGTGGTCAAGTGGGGGCGCTTTATGCACTTGCGGCTCATTTTATTGAAAGAAATGAGCCAGCTATAGTTTCATTACCAACTGGTTATGGCAAAACAGCGATCCTTACAGGCATATGTTTTCTTATGCAAGCAAGGCGAGTTTTAGTTGTTACTCCCACAAATGCACTACGAACTCAAATAACCAAAGCATTCCAATCATTGGAAACATTACGCAGATTAAATATTCTTCCTAGAGAAGATAAACTAGTTGGTCCTAAAGTGATTGCGATAGAACATCGTATAAATTCTGTTTCTGGATGGAAAGATTTAGAGGAGTATGATGTTGTGGTATGCACTCCACACTCCGCTAGCCCGGATTCAACAAATACATCAGTTATACCTGAAACTTTCTTTGATCTAGTGTTAATTGATGAAGGCCATCATTCACCTGCTCGAACATGGAGTTCCTTTATACATGCTACTCCTGAAGCATGTCACGCCCTCTTTTCTGCTACTCCTTTTCGTCGTGATAAAAGAGAACTTCCAGGACGGCTCATTTTTTATTATTCATTACGTAAAGCTGTGGAGGAAAAGGCATTTGGAAAAGTCACATACTGTCCTGTCATTGTTAGTGAAGATGCTTCTCGGGACGAACGTGATTTAGCATTGATTTCAAAAGCTGTAGAGATTTATGAACGCGATACTAAGGCTGGCTTACAACATCGTTTACTAGCACGTACTGAGAAAGTTATCGACGCTCAACGGTTAGCTAATCTATATGTGATTGCTGGTTTGAAGGTTGAAGCAGTCTCTAGTAAAAAATCAAAGCAACAAATAGCTATGATTGAGCAAAAACTTAATTCTGGGGCGCTTGATGGGGTGGTTTGTGTAGACATGTTTGGTGAAGGATATGATTTTCCAAAATTCAAGATAGCCGTGCTTCATAATGTGCATAAGTCACTAGTTCCGACACTTCAATTTATTGGTCGTTTCGCTCGAACAAATGATGAGCATACTGGTACTGCAACTTTTCTTGCGATACCACGTGATGTAAATACAGAAAGTTCTGGGCTTTATCGAGATGGTGTTGATTGGGAGACTCTTTTAGCTGATACGGTTGATGCACGCCAGCAATTAGAATTACATGAACGAGAGATATTAAAGGCGTTTGCTCCCGCAGGTCAGCCATCTGCAAATTATGAGTTGGTAAACCTCAGTGCATTTCGCCTTTCGCAACACATTGTTGTCTATAAGACAATAGAAAAACCCAATTTTTCAGAGGTACCCGAGCAGCTTCAATCTTTACAGATCACTAACGCTTGGAAAAGTGATGATAGTAATACAATGATACTTTTGGCAAAATTAGTCCACTCACCAGCATGGTATCGTGACTCTCATGTAATTGATGCAAAACATGAGTGTTTCCTATTAAATATTTTCCTATTTCAAATTTAA
- a CDS encoding integrase domain-containing protein — protein sequence MRTKSLRQFANRQIKQDRQGKYLYRKHRAYVIHKMIDDLFVIRQVPPSWQALQSEQIHKLVRYWKKQNINPVTIMRYMTIIRRFLQMNDCAIANIDNQSLELSRPIARKKRKKTISPDIWKSLQDPIARVIMGLQSEFGLTFKEAILIKPHIQVRECSIWVTRDIAFNSSDRTIPVRTENQKTVLNLFNWLTQQDGNLIQLKSYEEIRIIWRSALAKHRLSSTKSWRYLYAKQIYSHLLPEYENYKACWLIRDEMGIKSRNTLWLYLKE from the coding sequence ATGCGTACAAAATCCTTAAGACAATTCGCTAACCGACAAATCAAACAGGATAGACAAGGTAAATACCTATATCGAAAACACCGTGCCTATGTCATCCATAAAATGATTGATGACTTATTTGTTATCCGGCAAGTTCCTCCTTCATGGCAAGCTTTGCAATCTGAACAAATTCATAAGCTGGTACGTTATTGGAAAAAACAGAATATTAATCCAGTCACCATAATGCGTTACATGACCATTATTCGCCGTTTTTTGCAGATGAATGATTGTGCTATAGCGAATATCGATAACCAATCACTTGAACTCTCAAGACCTATAGCAAGAAAAAAGAGAAAGAAAACAATCTCTCCAGACATTTGGAAGTCGCTTCAGGATCCTATAGCCAGGGTAATCATGGGATTACAATCCGAGTTCGGATTGACTTTCAAAGAAGCGATTCTTATTAAACCACATATTCAAGTTCGTGAATGTTCTATTTGGGTAACCCGAGACATTGCTTTTAATTCCAGCGACCGCACTATACCTGTACGAACAGAAAACCAGAAAACGGTACTCAATCTGTTTAACTGGCTCACTCAACAAGATGGTAACCTGATCCAATTAAAATCTTATGAGGAAATTCGCATTATCTGGAGAAGCGCATTAGCAAAGCACCGGTTATCCAGTACCAAAAGCTGGCGTTATTTGTATGCCAAACAAATATATTCTCACCTGCTACCCGAATATGAAAATTACAAGGCTTGTTGGCTGATACGTGATGAAATGGGAATAAAATCTAGAAATACACTTTGGTTATATCTTAAAGAATGA
- a CDS encoding DUF927 domain-containing protein yields MLQNQIITLKNKNGHSPIICEYAGGHFKLNEQGVSFLGKDKDGNPMAPKWICSPLYVVAKTRDAKSGEWGRLLEWQDDDGIIHQWAMPLALLQGDASEVRRELASLGLTISPHRVARDLLAIYLQVFPVEDRARCVEKLGWHENLFITPSQIFGHSSEKIVFQNSHAIESAMSVSGTIDDWRESIGHLASGNSRLVFAISTAFAPALAKIVGEDSGGFHFRGASSSGKSTALKVAASVWGSPQAYCRLWRSTTNGLEGLAALHNDGLLILDELSQMDPKEAGEAAYLLANGQGKTRASRHGTVKPSSRWSLFFLSAGEESLMSLMARAGQKTNAGQEIRLADIEADAGLHKGIFEKIHNQVSPATMALSLKEYSSKYYGAVGMAWLQKVVANQSSIATGIAEAMQEFVNSAVLPDSTGQIIRVARRFALVAVAGELASQYGLTGWQEGESTYAAYKCYRTWLEHFGIEGNKEDRAILAQVRAFFESHGASRFDNIRTPNSERIQNRAGFYCTDDAGFRVYMVLTEVFKKELCLGFEPRMVVRVLMNEGWLKPAADGSSSHKPRIKGVGTPRLYIFTDKIWGGE; encoded by the coding sequence ATGTTGCAAAATCAAATTATTACGTTAAAAAACAAAAACGGTCATAGTCCTATTATCTGCGAATACGCTGGAGGTCATTTTAAATTAAATGAGCAGGGCGTGTCTTTTCTTGGGAAAGATAAAGACGGTAATCCAATGGCGCCAAAGTGGATTTGTTCTCCTTTGTATGTAGTAGCTAAAACTCGTGATGCTAAAAGTGGGGAGTGGGGTAGATTACTCGAATGGCAGGATGATGATGGAATTATTCATCAATGGGCTATGCCTTTAGCCTTATTACAAGGAGATGCCTCCGAAGTTAGACGGGAATTGGCTAGCCTTGGTTTAACTATTTCACCTCATAGAGTTGCTCGGGATTTACTGGCTATCTATTTACAGGTGTTTCCTGTTGAAGATCGTGCGCGTTGTGTCGAGAAATTGGGGTGGCATGAAAACCTTTTTATAACTCCTTCACAAATCTTTGGACATTCCTCTGAAAAAATTGTTTTTCAAAATAGCCATGCGATTGAATCTGCTATGTCTGTTTCCGGTACTATAGATGATTGGCGAGAATCGATAGGCCATCTTGCGTCAGGCAATTCCCGGTTAGTTTTTGCCATATCCACTGCTTTTGCTCCTGCTTTAGCAAAGATTGTTGGTGAAGATTCAGGCGGATTTCATTTTAGAGGTGCTTCTTCTAGTGGCAAAAGCACCGCATTGAAAGTAGCTGCTTCGGTTTGGGGTAGTCCTCAAGCATATTGCCGATTATGGCGCAGTACTACGAATGGACTTGAAGGATTAGCTGCTTTGCATAACGATGGTTTATTAATTCTTGATGAATTAAGTCAGATGGATCCCAAAGAAGCAGGGGAGGCGGCTTACTTGTTAGCCAATGGTCAAGGTAAAACACGAGCCTCACGTCATGGAACGGTCAAACCATCGTCTCGATGGTCATTGTTCTTTCTCTCTGCTGGAGAAGAATCCTTAATGTCTTTGATGGCCAGAGCAGGGCAGAAAACCAATGCGGGTCAAGAAATACGTTTGGCAGATATTGAAGCCGATGCTGGATTACATAAGGGGATTTTTGAAAAAATCCATAATCAAGTTAGTCCAGCTACTATGGCTTTATCTTTAAAAGAATACTCCAGCAAGTATTATGGTGCTGTGGGCATGGCATGGCTGCAAAAGGTCGTGGCAAATCAATCAAGCATTGCAACTGGCATTGCTGAGGCGATGCAAGAATTTGTAAATAGTGCTGTTTTACCGGATTCAACAGGACAAATCATCCGCGTAGCCCGGCGGTTTGCTTTAGTTGCTGTTGCTGGCGAATTGGCTAGCCAATATGGATTGACCGGCTGGCAAGAAGGTGAGTCTACCTATGCAGCTTACAAATGTTATAGAACATGGTTGGAACATTTTGGCATAGAAGGTAACAAGGAGGATAGAGCGATATTAGCTCAAGTCAGAGCGTTTTTTGAATCTCATGGTGCCAGTCGGTTTGATAATATCAGAACCCCAAACAGTGAACGGATTCAAAATCGTGCTGGGTTTTATTGTACCGATGATGCAGGTTTTCGAGTATATATGGTGTTAACTGAAGTTTTTAAAAAGGAACTATGTTTGGGGTTTGAGCCTAGAATGGTAGTTCGTGTATTAATGAATGAAGGTTGGTTAAAGCCAGCAGCAGATGGATCATCCTCTCATAAACCAAGGATTAAGGGAGTTGGAACACCCAGATTATATATATTTACGGATAAAATCTGGGGTGGAGAGTAA
- a CDS encoding DUF4124 domain-containing protein codes for MSLRALIHKLGIGVFTSVLLAVPLFTYAKSGCCSHHGGVAGCNSSTGFYRCSDGTDSPSCICGYSTQNNSIKYNPFNTNTNTNTNTNTNTNTNTNTNTNTNISAPSSTITIGDIIVYKWTDKKGVVHYSDL; via the coding sequence ATGTCCTTAAGAGCCCTCATACATAAACTAGGAATAGGAGTTTTCACCTCCGTATTGCTAGCAGTTCCTTTATTTACTTATGCTAAATCAGGTTGTTGTTCACATCATGGAGGAGTTGCAGGATGTAATTCATCAACTGGATTTTATCGTTGTTCTGATGGAACAGATTCTCCTTCCTGTATTTGTGGATATTCTACCCAAAATAATTCTATCAAATATAATCCTTTTAATACCAATACCAATACCAATACCAATACCAATACCAATACCAATACCAATACCAATACCAATACCAATACCAATATTAGTGCACCATCATCAACAATAACCATTGGAGACATAATTGTTTATAAATGGACAGATAAGAAGGGAGTTGTGCATTATAGCGATCTGTAA
- a CDS encoding DUF2845 domain-containing protein: MHTRVLISFLLLVLLPLTSFSEEKFDKIRCNGKLIESGDSLQFVIENCGDPVDRRNWGNQYETQKHLYFKAPGESGCYYTFFIDDKIVASVYRGYQGCP, encoded by the coding sequence ATGCATACTAGAGTCCTTATTTCTTTTCTATTGTTAGTTCTACTACCGCTTACATCATTTTCCGAAGAAAAATTCGACAAAATAAGATGTAATGGAAAGCTCATAGAATCAGGTGACTCCCTACAATTTGTAATTGAAAATTGTGGTGATCCAGTTGACAGGAGAAATTGGGGAAACCAATATGAGACTCAAAAACATCTCTATTTCAAAGCTCCAGGGGAATCAGGTTGTTATTACACTTTTTTTATTGATGACAAGATAGTAGCTAGTGTCTATAGAGGGTATCAAGGATGTCCTTAA